From Glycine soja cultivar W05 chromosome 4, ASM419377v2, whole genome shotgun sequence, the proteins below share one genomic window:
- the LOC114409275 gene encoding protein WHAT'S THIS FACTOR 1, chloroplastic-like, whose amino-acid sequence MAWRFFSFLSKTLNPNRNPSSSTAPFSTSFLVTKTPKKFKKKRKPKPSPRTTPVQTEPNRIPQFERILHRDALLRFVTRSKQFLSAQPEHVLRLDDAGKLHRELGFPRGRKVSRFLLRHPLLFQTYRHSDGKTWLGFTDLMEDLLAEERSLMDQLELDRVEKVRKLLMMSARNRIPLSKIHHCRTLFGIPDDFRDRVSKYPNFFNIVVENDGRRVLELVNWDPLLAVSALEKEFVVDEDSAKRKFRFPVKYGKDLDLELDDSRKLNLLNALPLVSPYSDGCKIDVWTLEAEKYRVGVIHEFLSLTLEKRASIHHLVVFKEEFSLTKHTYQMLRKQPRAFYLAGTEMNWGVFLKDSYDGNGVLIEKDPQVVFNEKLYKYAQVDQMEPGCDDGVEEPHLS is encoded by the coding sequence ATGGCTTGGCgcttcttctccttcctttctaaaaccctaaaccctaaccgcAACCCCTCTTCCTCCACAGCCCCGTTCTCCACCTCCTTCCTCGTCACCAAAACCCccaaaaaattcaagaaaaaacgCAAACCCAAACCCAGCCCGAGAACCACCCCGGTCCAGACCGAACCGAACCGCATCCCCCAATTCGAGCGCATTCTCCACCGCGACGCCCTCCTCCGCTTCGTGACCCGCTCGAAGCAGTTCCTCTCCGCCCAGCCGGAGCACGTCCTCCGCCTCGACGACGCCGGCAAGCTCCACCGCGAGCTCGGGTTCCCGCGCGGCCGCAAGGTCTCCCGCTTCCTCCTGCGCCACCCGCTCCTCTTCCAGACCTACCGCCACTCCGACGGCAAAACATGGCTAGGGTTCACCGACCTTATGGAGGACCTCCTCGCAGAGGAACGCTCCCTCATGGACCAATTGGAACTCGACCGCGTCGAGAAGGTTCGGAAGCTCCTCATGATGTCCGCGCGCAACCGCATCCCCCTCAGCAAGATCCACCACTGTAGAACCCTATTTGGCATCCCCGACGATTTCCGCGATAGGGTTTCCAAATACCCTAATTTTTTCAATATTGTGGTTGAAAACGACGGGAGGAGGGTGCTGGAGTTGGTTAACTGGGACCCACTTCTGGCAGTGAGTGCCTTAGAGAAAGAGTTCGTTGTTGACGAGGATTCCGCGAAGAGGAAGTTTAGGTTTCCGGTGAAGTATGGGAAGGATTTGGATTTGGAATTGGATGATAGTAGGAAGCTTAATTTGCTCAACGCGCTTCCTTTGGTGTCTCCGTATTCGGATGGGTGTAAGATCGATGTGTGGACGTTGGAGGCGGAGAAGTATAGGGTTGGGGTGATTCATGAGTTCTTGAGCTTGACGTTGGAGAAGAGGGCGTCGATTCATCACCTTGTGGTGTTTAAGGAGGAGTTTAGTTTGACTAAGCATACTTATCAGATGCTGCGGAAGCAGCCGCGGGCGTTTTACTTGGCCGGAACCGAGATGAATTGGGGTGTGTTCTTGAAGGATTCGTATGATGGAAATGGGGTTTTGATTGAGAAGGACCCACAGGTGGTGTTTAATGAGAAGCTTTATAAGTATGCTCAGGTGGACCAAATGGAACCCGGGTGTGATGATGGGGTGGAAGAGCCACATTTGAGTTAA